From the Arctopsyche grandis isolate Sample6627 chromosome 11, ASM5162203v2, whole genome shotgun sequence genome, one window contains:
- the LOC143918824 gene encoding uncharacterized protein LOC143918824 isoform X2, with the protein MLGALEITLAVAVCIALVAVLAACVCGCRKDSHKVSGQNSQRSLPEIPPSVPCRQDSGDTASDLYATVQRVSEQSSPNTTRRSDHAYEHAYAKLRDGNHGTEETTVENETVVRNASATLPLLSNLSDESQSSTEGPVITASNAISGQVSSSRDLPYMTPPVVSIAPVINALEEPPVQQPNHFSGDSVDSAKGYTSISVREPLSSIRTNTTTAAISQPHYATVSDDSDEMYAAIEEPSNPVYTSGSETYAQIQPPPVQPVPIVATTTTVANTRSTNVQTNTTVFNATTTVPSTETVEVNPRRISAEAPAASTYQKHTRQASNSSCTGSVGTLGSPKPEKRQANSPLPPPPQPSTSDVLAVVPVPHRKSQESPVNHNKSSKHHKISSTGNLHDNDKLRRSLNEKHQRNNSCVSSSDFYGCNYPVDKHRFSSGDLVRPLVARELNFSFDKPAEKTGDAIYNTIDGTNDIYAAIDQEVPRKSLTVSQPNVTGSPIKNVEEMYAKVMKKTKLSSHSTPDHRSQPSSRLSNFDDAPLTREHASNSSRKKSSQNDEDKLSKPIDAKRLSGSSPTTSATLQDTKILNVQKLNKDDPGYETIDRIRNKSHGYETVTKTANPIKAEKVDPGYETVKESSKNQKHKVIPTVSGGLMQHSHNSVDILHRITLHDGRGASPINEPGYESVPSGPDSLISNDPGYEHIRRSERYTSDPDPNYEVLRSRNATPPYASIRNNKSQNNIPGYSVINKKPKVPDHNWSNNNENFGSEPNYESMPHENPYNTGSESDPNYESVGPKDPNYESVKFFDGAAKDPPYEKVKTSTNAGSDGPNFQRSGSSTSYEKVKSILKHDKHSDDKNDNRANGSTLSYPPENTPVADYFQV; encoded by the exons ATGTTGGGGGCGTTGGAGATCACCCTAGCTGTAGCCGTATGCATCGCACTAGTGGCAGTACTTGCCGCTTGTGTATGCGGTTGCCGTAAAGACTCACACAA agtttcCGGCCAGAACAGTCAACGAAGTCTTCCAGAAATACCCCCATCAGTGCCATGCAGACAGGATAGTGGAGATACCGCCTCTGACCTTTATGCAACCGTTCAAA GAGTATCTGAACAAAGTTCACCAAACACGACGAGGAGGTCTGATCATGCTTACGAACACGCATATGCTAAATTACGAGACGGCAATCACGG AACTGAAGAGACCACCGTTGAAAATGAAACTGTCGTCAGAAATGCAAGTGCAACTTTACCATTACTATCTAATCTATCTGACGAGAGTCAATCTAGTACAG aaGGTCCCGTAATAACAGCAAGCAATGCTATCAGTGGTCAAGTGTCTTCAAGTCGTGATTTACCTTATATGACCCCTCCTGTTGTTTCAATCGCTCCAGTTATTAACGCTCTTGAAGAGCCTCCAGTACAACAGCCTAATCATTTCAGCGGAGATTCTGTGGATTCAGCAA aggGTTATACTAGCATAAGCGTTCGAGAACCGCTTAGTTCCATACGCACAAATACAACGACAGCTGCAATATCTCAGCCACATTATGCAACAGTTTCCGATGAttcag ATGAGATGTATGCCGCTATCGAAGAACCGTCCAATCCTGTCTATACGAGTGGATCAGAAACTTACGCTCAAATACAGCCTCCTCCCGTTCAACCCGTTCCAATTGTTGCAACGACCACCACCGTCGCAAATACGAGAAGTACAAATGTACAAACTAACACCACCGTGTTCAATGCAACTACCACTGTTCCATCGACGGAAACAGTCGAAGTAAATCCTAG ACGAATAAGTGCTGAAGCACCTGCGGCTTCTACCTATCAAAAACATACACGTCAAG CGTCTAATTCTAGTTGCACAGGATCGGTAGGTACGTTAGGATCTCCGAAGCCGGAAAAGCGACAGGCGAATTCACCTCTGCCTCCGCCGCCGCAACCTTCGACATCTGATGTACTAGCGGTTGTGCCGGTGCCtcatcggaagagtcaagagaGCCCTGTTAATCACAATAAAAGCAGTAAACACCATAAAATATCTAGCACtg GAAACCTTCACGATAATGATAAATTGCGACGGAGTCTCAATGAAAAACATCAACGAAATAACAGTTGCGTCAGTTCGTCTGATTTTTACGGGTGCAATTATCCCGTAGATAAGCATAGATTCAGTTCGGGCGATCTCGTTAGACCGCTCGTTGCTAGAGAGTTGAACTTTTCATTTGATAAACCTGCCGAAAAGACAGGCGATGCCATTTACAACACTATCGATGGAACCAATGACATTTACGCAGCCATTGATCAAGAAGTACCACGCAAAAGTCTGACTGTCAGCCAGCCCAACGTCACTGGCAGTCCTATAAAGAACGTTGAAGAAATGTATGCGAAAGTTATGAAGAAGACTAAATTGAGCAGTCATTCTACACCTGATCATCGCTCTCAGCCTTCCTCTCGACTTTCCAATTTCGATGATGCTCCTCTGACGAGAGAACACGCCTCAAACTCCAGTCGGAAAAAGAGCAGTCAAAATGATGAAGATAAGTTATCAAAGCCGATCGATGCAAAAAGGCTTTCCGGTTCTAGTCCGACGACTTCAGCAACATTGCAAGATACTAAAATCCTTAACGTTCAAAAGTTGAATAAGGACGATCCTGGATACGAGACCATAGACAGGATAAGAAATAAAAGCCACGGTTACGAAACCGTCACAAAGACAGCCAATCCGATCAAAGCTGAAAAAGTCGACCCCGGATACGAGACTGTTAAAGAATCGAGCAAAAATCAGAAACACAAAGTTATCCCGACCGTTTCCGGTGGGCTGATGCAACATTCGCACAATTCCGTTGATATTTTACATCGAATAACTCTCCACGATGGACGAGGTGCAAGTCCCATCAACGAGCCAGGATACGAAAGCGTTCCCAGCGGACCAGACAGCTTGATCAGCAACGATCCGGGATATGAACACATCCGCCGATCAGAAAGGTACACCTCCGATCCAGACCCGAATTACGAAGTATTGCGGTCTAGAAACGCCACACCACCTTACGCCTCTATCAGGAATAATAAATCCCAAAACAACATACCGGGATATTCCGTCATTAATAAAAAGCCTAAAGTTCCCGACCACAATTGGAGTAACAATAACGAAAACTTCGGGTCGGAGCCGAACTATGAATCGATGCCTCATGAAAATCCTTATAATACCGGCAGCGAGTCCGATCCTAACTACGAATCGGTCGGCCCGAAAGATCCCAATTACGAGAGTGTAAAGTTCTTCGACGGAGCTGCTAAAGATCCACCTTATGAGAAGGTGAAAACCAGCACCAATGCCGGCTCAGACGGTCCGAACTTTCAAAGGAGCGGATCTTCGACGAGTTACGAGAAAGTTAAGTCTATACTGAAACATGACAAGCACAGTGatgataaaaatgataatagagcgAACGGATCCACTCTTAGCTATCCACCGGAGAATACGCCCGTTGCAGACTACTTCCAAGTTTAA
- the LOC143918824 gene encoding uncharacterized protein LOC143918824 isoform X1 gives MLGALEITLAVAVCIALVAVLAACVCGCRKDSHKSELIGTAGVVKIHCEEEIQPPTQVTPVSGKRVSGQNSQRSLPEIPPSVPCRQDSGDTASDLYATVQRVSEQSSPNTTRRSDHAYEHAYAKLRDGNHGTEETTVENETVVRNASATLPLLSNLSDESQSSTEGPVITASNAISGQVSSSRDLPYMTPPVVSIAPVINALEEPPVQQPNHFSGDSVDSAKGYTSISVREPLSSIRTNTTTAAISQPHYATVSDDSDEMYAAIEEPSNPVYTSGSETYAQIQPPPVQPVPIVATTTTVANTRSTNVQTNTTVFNATTTVPSTETVEVNPRRISAEAPAASTYQKHTRQASNSSCTGSVGTLGSPKPEKRQANSPLPPPPQPSTSDVLAVVPVPHRKSQESPVNHNKSSKHHKISSTGNLHDNDKLRRSLNEKHQRNNSCVSSSDFYGCNYPVDKHRFSSGDLVRPLVARELNFSFDKPAEKTGDAIYNTIDGTNDIYAAIDQEVPRKSLTVSQPNVTGSPIKNVEEMYAKVMKKTKLSSHSTPDHRSQPSSRLSNFDDAPLTREHASNSSRKKSSQNDEDKLSKPIDAKRLSGSSPTTSATLQDTKILNVQKLNKDDPGYETIDRIRNKSHGYETVTKTANPIKAEKVDPGYETVKESSKNQKHKVIPTVSGGLMQHSHNSVDILHRITLHDGRGASPINEPGYESVPSGPDSLISNDPGYEHIRRSERYTSDPDPNYEVLRSRNATPPYASIRNNKSQNNIPGYSVINKKPKVPDHNWSNNNENFGSEPNYESMPHENPYNTGSESDPNYESVGPKDPNYESVKFFDGAAKDPPYEKVKTSTNAGSDGPNFQRSGSSTSYEKVKSILKHDKHSDDKNDNRANGSTLSYPPENTPVADYFQV, from the exons ATGTTGGGGGCGTTGGAGATCACCCTAGCTGTAGCCGTATGCATCGCACTAGTGGCAGTACTTGCCGCTTGTGTATGCGGTTGCCGTAAAGACTCACACAA AAGTGAGTTGATCGGCACGGCTGGCGTAGTGAAGATACACTGCGAAGAAGAAATCCAGCCCCCAACACAAGTCACTCCTGTTTCTGGCAAAAG agtttcCGGCCAGAACAGTCAACGAAGTCTTCCAGAAATACCCCCATCAGTGCCATGCAGACAGGATAGTGGAGATACCGCCTCTGACCTTTATGCAACCGTTCAAA GAGTATCTGAACAAAGTTCACCAAACACGACGAGGAGGTCTGATCATGCTTACGAACACGCATATGCTAAATTACGAGACGGCAATCACGG AACTGAAGAGACCACCGTTGAAAATGAAACTGTCGTCAGAAATGCAAGTGCAACTTTACCATTACTATCTAATCTATCTGACGAGAGTCAATCTAGTACAG aaGGTCCCGTAATAACAGCAAGCAATGCTATCAGTGGTCAAGTGTCTTCAAGTCGTGATTTACCTTATATGACCCCTCCTGTTGTTTCAATCGCTCCAGTTATTAACGCTCTTGAAGAGCCTCCAGTACAACAGCCTAATCATTTCAGCGGAGATTCTGTGGATTCAGCAA aggGTTATACTAGCATAAGCGTTCGAGAACCGCTTAGTTCCATACGCACAAATACAACGACAGCTGCAATATCTCAGCCACATTATGCAACAGTTTCCGATGAttcag ATGAGATGTATGCCGCTATCGAAGAACCGTCCAATCCTGTCTATACGAGTGGATCAGAAACTTACGCTCAAATACAGCCTCCTCCCGTTCAACCCGTTCCAATTGTTGCAACGACCACCACCGTCGCAAATACGAGAAGTACAAATGTACAAACTAACACCACCGTGTTCAATGCAACTACCACTGTTCCATCGACGGAAACAGTCGAAGTAAATCCTAG ACGAATAAGTGCTGAAGCACCTGCGGCTTCTACCTATCAAAAACATACACGTCAAG CGTCTAATTCTAGTTGCACAGGATCGGTAGGTACGTTAGGATCTCCGAAGCCGGAAAAGCGACAGGCGAATTCACCTCTGCCTCCGCCGCCGCAACCTTCGACATCTGATGTACTAGCGGTTGTGCCGGTGCCtcatcggaagagtcaagagaGCCCTGTTAATCACAATAAAAGCAGTAAACACCATAAAATATCTAGCACtg GAAACCTTCACGATAATGATAAATTGCGACGGAGTCTCAATGAAAAACATCAACGAAATAACAGTTGCGTCAGTTCGTCTGATTTTTACGGGTGCAATTATCCCGTAGATAAGCATAGATTCAGTTCGGGCGATCTCGTTAGACCGCTCGTTGCTAGAGAGTTGAACTTTTCATTTGATAAACCTGCCGAAAAGACAGGCGATGCCATTTACAACACTATCGATGGAACCAATGACATTTACGCAGCCATTGATCAAGAAGTACCACGCAAAAGTCTGACTGTCAGCCAGCCCAACGTCACTGGCAGTCCTATAAAGAACGTTGAAGAAATGTATGCGAAAGTTATGAAGAAGACTAAATTGAGCAGTCATTCTACACCTGATCATCGCTCTCAGCCTTCCTCTCGACTTTCCAATTTCGATGATGCTCCTCTGACGAGAGAACACGCCTCAAACTCCAGTCGGAAAAAGAGCAGTCAAAATGATGAAGATAAGTTATCAAAGCCGATCGATGCAAAAAGGCTTTCCGGTTCTAGTCCGACGACTTCAGCAACATTGCAAGATACTAAAATCCTTAACGTTCAAAAGTTGAATAAGGACGATCCTGGATACGAGACCATAGACAGGATAAGAAATAAAAGCCACGGTTACGAAACCGTCACAAAGACAGCCAATCCGATCAAAGCTGAAAAAGTCGACCCCGGATACGAGACTGTTAAAGAATCGAGCAAAAATCAGAAACACAAAGTTATCCCGACCGTTTCCGGTGGGCTGATGCAACATTCGCACAATTCCGTTGATATTTTACATCGAATAACTCTCCACGATGGACGAGGTGCAAGTCCCATCAACGAGCCAGGATACGAAAGCGTTCCCAGCGGACCAGACAGCTTGATCAGCAACGATCCGGGATATGAACACATCCGCCGATCAGAAAGGTACACCTCCGATCCAGACCCGAATTACGAAGTATTGCGGTCTAGAAACGCCACACCACCTTACGCCTCTATCAGGAATAATAAATCCCAAAACAACATACCGGGATATTCCGTCATTAATAAAAAGCCTAAAGTTCCCGACCACAATTGGAGTAACAATAACGAAAACTTCGGGTCGGAGCCGAACTATGAATCGATGCCTCATGAAAATCCTTATAATACCGGCAGCGAGTCCGATCCTAACTACGAATCGGTCGGCCCGAAAGATCCCAATTACGAGAGTGTAAAGTTCTTCGACGGAGCTGCTAAAGATCCACCTTATGAGAAGGTGAAAACCAGCACCAATGCCGGCTCAGACGGTCCGAACTTTCAAAGGAGCGGATCTTCGACGAGTTACGAGAAAGTTAAGTCTATACTGAAACATGACAAGCACAGTGatgataaaaatgataatagagcgAACGGATCCACTCTTAGCTATCCACCGGAGAATACGCCCGTTGCAGACTACTTCCAAGTTTAA